One window of Centropristis striata isolate RG_2023a ecotype Rhode Island chromosome 23, C.striata_1.0, whole genome shotgun sequence genomic DNA carries:
- the ccl34b.4 gene encoding chemokine (C-C motif) ligand 34b, duplicate 4, giving the protein MHKMSMMKTLSILLLLSVCLLSQASAKRLHVRKHVTPCCTAVSDFDISSEVTANTYSEQSTRSGCVKAVIFQTGAKKVCVDPEAEWVKNLMANMTKTTL; this is encoded by the exons ATGCACAAAATGTCCATGATGAAGACTCTGTctatcctcctcctgctctcagTGTGTCTGCTGTCCCAGGCCTCTGCAAAGA gactCCACGTTCGGAAACATGTCACTCCATGCTGCACAGCGGTCTCCGATTTTGACATCAGCAGTGAAGTGACTGCGAATACATATTCTGAACAATCTACCCGATCTGGCTGTGTGAAGGCTGTGAT cttccAGACAGGAGCCAAAAAGGTCTGCGTTGACCCCGAGGCCGAGTGGGTCAAGAACC TTATGGCCAATATGACGAAGACGACGCTGTGA